One Camelina sativa cultivar DH55 chromosome 3, Cs, whole genome shotgun sequence genomic window carries:
- the LOC104763831 gene encoding ATPase family AAA domain-containing protein At1g05910-like has translation MCLRDVCNRILYDKRFNAFHFPVTDEDAPNYRSIIQNPMDTATLLQRVDSGQYLTCSPFLQDVDLIVRNAKAYNGDDYAGARIVSRANELRDVVHGMLSQMDPALLTYCDKISAEGGPSQIPDDLGGSILGLAPVVQMGTVTRTSARLRNVQPEINLDRDYEGLKKPKKTVDTVCTDSAADRVQHQDSDQEMPCQEATNSNSSAPSADGDKEDQSEQPRKEEGPGEEVSGDCSRDSAKPDEEISKRIEIVKVLLMERTDKYNIPQMERLYTRIMKGVLETLDKGLRDDDNNPKHSILRFLSEFAQHEANF, from the exons ATGTGTCTCAGAGATGTTTGCAATAG GATACTATATGATAAAAGATTCAATGCATTTCACTTCCCAGTTACTGACGAGGATGCTCCGAACTACCGCTCAATAATTCAAAATCCAATGGATACGGCTACTCTGCTGCAGCGTGTCGATTCTGGGCAGTATCTAACATGTTCACCGTTCTTGCAAGATGTTGATCTCATTGTGAGAAATGCCAAG GCTTACAATGGAGATGATTATGCTGGAGCAAGAATTGTCAGTCGAGCCAATGAGCTTCGAGATGTA GTGCATGGGATGCTGTCACAGATGGACCCAGCACTGCTAACATATTGTGATAAGATTTCCGCTGAAGGTGGTCCTTCACAGATACCAGATGATTTGGGTGGATCGATCCTTGGTTTAGCTCCTGTTGTGCAGATGGGAACTGTTACTAGAACCAGTGCCCGACTTCGAAATGTGCAGCCAGAGATTAATTTAGATCGAGATTATGAAGGTCTTAAAAAGCCCAAGAAAACCGTGGATACTGTCTGTACAG ATTCAGCTGCAGACAGAGTACAACACCAAGATTCAGACCAAGAAATGCCATGTCAGGAAGCGACCAACTCAAATTCATCAGCTCCTTCAGCAGATGGTGATAAAGAAGACCAAAGCGAGCAGCCAAGAAAAGAGGAGGGTCCTGGGGAAGAAGTAAGTGGTGATTGTTCCCGCGATTCTGCTAAGCCGGATGAAGAAATATCAAAGCGAATAGAAATCGTAAAGGTACTACTCATGGAGCGCACTGACAAGTACAACATTCCGCAGATGGAGAGGCTTTACACCCGAATCATGAAGGGTGTTCTTGAGACTTTGGACAAAGGGCTTCGTGATGATGACAACAACCCTAAGCAttcaattttgagatttttgtcgGAATTCGCTCAGCATGAGGCGAATTTCTGA
- the LOC104778580 gene encoding B3 domain-containing protein At1g05920-like, with protein MSLPLHLQADKQKNPKTVAQVRENRLNRIFDHVPRRKRTCHACLRKDTTVTEHHVASVPKTTVPEDKDVILMRILSNVPRRRRITYEYVPPQTLKNTPPEWLVQVMSRMEGTHDPKLIIEKTLDLNDVDPRQNRLSIPINNVIQNDFLTLDEARMIDDDDITNEGNMCVGAFLVDQRTKKWNVGFKQWFMTTSPGSSYWSFVLRGEWSNVVETNGLKQGDKISLWSFRSGEILCFALVPPTSSVVDSVNK; from the coding sequence atgagTTTGCCTCTGCATTTACAGGcggataaacaaaaaaaccccaAGACTGTCGCACAAGTAAGAGAAAATAGATTGAATCGAATCTTTGATCACGTCCCCAGAAGAAAAAGAACTTGTCACGCATGCCTTCGCAAGGATACAACAGTAACAGAGCATCACGTTGCTTCTGTCCCCAAGACTACTGTCCCAGAAGATAAAGACGTGATATTGATGAGAATCTTGAGTAACGTccccagaagaagaaggattacTTACGAATACGTCCCTCCGCAAACGCTAAAGAACACACCGCCGGAATGGCTTGTTCAGGTGATGAGTCGCATGGAAGGAACTCATGATCCGAAACTAATCATAGAGAAGACTCTGGACTTGAACGACGTTGATCCACGCCAAAACCGTCTCTCAATCCCTATCAATAACGTAATCCAAAACGATTTCTTGACGCTTGACGAGGCCAGAATGATTGATGACGACGACATCACTAACGAAGGGAATATGTGTGTGGGAGCGTTTCTTGTGGATCAACGAACGAAAAAGTGGAACGTGGGTTTCAAACAATGGTTTATGACGACTAGTCCAGGGAGCAGCTACTGGAGTTTTGTGTTGCGTGGTGAATGGAGCAACGTCGTTGAGACTAATGGATTGAAACAAGGCGACAAAATCAGTCTTTGGTCTTTCAGGTCCGGTGAAATCCTCTGTTTTGCACTTGTTCCTCCGACTAGCTCTGTTGTTGATTCtgtaaataagtaa